The following proteins are co-located in the Leptodactylus fuscus isolate aLepFus1 chromosome 8, aLepFus1.hap2, whole genome shotgun sequence genome:
- the MRPS34 gene encoding small ribosomal subunit protein mS34 has protein sequence MARKKKLGLIAEMARKIRAYRELKNRPRDSQRYALDYQTMTRPFTGKRLPVLAWEDVKNEKRLFTLLSGLRAFGVGRMVTRKSWLEEYSEPCYWTITKVKVDYSAENMDHGQAWGYLTFRGKEESEETEISKVMYHDWRVVPRHSEEDFKTFTPVPEPETVTSVPYPPLLRAMMLAQMQKEGKPITEPVLDLQRKRIYSRAKFEEERQARLGTPV, from the exons ATGGCGAGGAAAAAGAAGTTGGGGCTGATTGCGGAGATGGCCCGGAAGATCCGGGCGTACCGGGAGCTGAAGAACCGACCCCGGGACTCGCAGCGCTATGCCCTGGATTACCAG ACCATGACTCGACCCTTCACTGGGAAGCGTCTGCCAGTTCTCGCTTGGGAGGATGTAAAGAACGAGAAGAGACTGTTCACCCTGTTGTCTGGTCTAAGAGCGTTCGGAGTGGGACGAATGGTGACAAGGAAATCGTGGCTGGAGGAATATAGTGAGCCCTGTTACTGGACTATTACAAAGGTCAAAGTGGACTACTCAGCAGAG AATATGGACCACGGTCAGGCCTGGGGTTATTTAACCTTTAGAG GTAAAGAAGAGTCTGAGGAGACCGAGATAAGTAAAGTCATGTACCACGACTGGCGAGTTGTACCCCGCCACAGTGAAGAAGACTTTAAGACGTTCACACCGGTGCCAGAGCCAGAAACTGTGACCTCTGTGCCATACCCACCTCTCTTAAGGGCCATGATGTTGGCCCAGATGCAGAAGGAAGGAAAACCAATTACTGAACCTGTGCTGGATCTTCAGAGGAAACGCATCTACTCCAGAGCCAAGTTTGAAGAGGAGAGACAGGCCAGGTTGGGGACACCTGTATGA